The genomic DNA TCATGGGTGGCAATCAGCACCGTCATGCCTAAGCGGTTAAATTCTTCAAATAGATTAAAAATTTCCAAGGAAAGCGCGCTATCCAAATTGCCTGTCGGCTCATCGGCTAATAATAATTGCGGCTTATGTACGATAGCGCGGGCAATATCTACCCGTTGTTGCTCACCACCCGACAAATGCGCCGGCGCGTGATTTGCGCGGTCACGCAGACCAACGCGATCCAATGCCGCTAATGCACGACTTTGTGCATCTTTTGGTGCCTGTCCGGCAATAATTAATGGCAACGCCACGTTATCCACCACGGAGCGATCGGACAACAACCGATAATCTTGATGAACCATACCGATTTGGCGACGCAAAAACGGCACTTCATGGCGTGATAAGCGGGTGATTTCATGCCCGTTAAACCAAATATGCCCGCCGTTGGCGCGCTCCATACCCATAATTAATTTCAGCAAGGTACTCTTCCCTGCGCCGGAATGCCCCACAAGGTAGGTCATACTGCCTACCGGTAAATGAAAGCTCAATCCTTGTAAGGCAGGCTTTCCACCTAAATATGCCTTACTGACATTTGCAAATCGAATCATATTTAATCTCTAAAAACATTTTAATTTTTAACCGCACTTTATTCTTCTTCATGA from Aggregatibacter aphrophilus ATCC 33389 includes the following:
- the ftsE gene encoding cell division ATP-binding protein FtsE produces the protein MIRFANVSKAYLGGKPALQGLSFHLPVGSMTYLVGHSGAGKSTLLKLIMGMERANGGHIWFNGHEITRLSRHEVPFLRRQIGMVHQDYRLLSDRSVVDNVALPLIIAGQAPKDAQSRALAALDRVGLRDRANHAPAHLSGGEQQRVDIARAIVHKPQLLLADEPTGNLDSALSLEIFNLFEEFNRLGMTVLIATHDIGIIQQKPKPCLVLEQGYLC